Proteins found in one Nanoarchaeota archaeon genomic segment:
- a CDS encoding segregation/condensation protein A yields MGVEDIDFKDSDVPELIQEEKFSFKSESEKILTYISTDDWENVLFSLTRDMNPWDVDLIKLSERFTSFIQTLQKRDLRAPSRIILAAAIIYRLKSETLKQIDEEPVSLEEVDAEVEDEMSSGEQLILPAMDIPLKREPRRRVTIKELINALGKAMKVQNRRAARHIFNIELKGEDITKKIEEVYESVISYIEKAKDGVIAFSTLFAAKKVATPEEKIKNFSSLLHLSNQERIICNQPTLFGEIFISKTTCEKGI; encoded by the coding sequence ATGGGTGTTGAGGATATTGATTTTAAGGATTCCGATGTTCCGGAGTTGATTCAGGAAGAGAAGTTTTCGTTCAAATCAGAATCTGAGAAAATTCTTACATACATATCAACTGATGACTGGGAAAATGTGCTGTTTTCCCTTACAAGAGACATGAATCCGTGGGATGTTGATTTGATAAAATTAAGCGAGCGGTTTACATCATTCATACAGACGCTTCAGAAGCGTGATCTTCGGGCGCCTTCAAGAATCATACTTGCCGCAGCCATAATTTATCGCTTAAAATCAGAAACGCTTAAGCAGATTGATGAAGAGCCCGTATCCCTTGAAGAAGTTGATGCGGAAGTTGAGGATGAAATGTCCTCGGGCGAGCAGCTCATTCTTCCTGCAATGGACATTCCGCTAAAAAGGGAACCGCGAAGGCGCGTCACTATAAAAGAACTTATAAACGCGCTTGGCAAGGCCATGAAGGTTCAAAATAGGCGCGCAGCAAGGCATATATTTAACATAGAGTTGAAAGGCGAAGATATAACCAAAAAGATTGAAGAAGTTTACGAATCAGTTATATCCTATATTGAAAAAGCAAAAGATGGTGTTATCGCGTTTTCAACTCTTTTTGCGGCGAAGAAAGTTGCAACGCCGGAAGAGAAAATAAAAAATTTCAGCTCATTGCTTCATCTTTCAAACCAGGAGCGGATAATATGCAATCAGCCAACGCTTTTTGGCGAGATATTTATTTCAAAAACAACATGTGAGAAGGGGATATGA
- a CDS encoding winged helix-turn-helix domain-containing protein, translating to MLGDKTSDTLDSAIRHVLFSSKKPLSTYEIAKKTGISWSTANMHCFKLKSQGVFNNKRESSVGRRKKVVWWICE from the coding sequence ATGCTGGGGGATAAAACTAGTGATACTCTTGATTCTGCAATAAGGCACGTGCTTTTTAGCTCTAAGAAGCCTCTTTCTACATACGAAATTGCAAAAAAAACAGGGATTTCATGGTCAACGGCAAATATGCATTGTTTTAAGCTTAAAAGCCAAGGAGTGTTCAATAATAAGCGCGAAAGTTCTGTCGGAAGAAGAAAAAAAGTTGTCTGGTGGATATGCGAATAA